From one Leishmania infantum JPCM5 genome chromosome 29 genomic stretch:
- a CDS encoding putative aspartic peptidase, clan AD, family A22B produces the protein MMKGKSDIALQTDEALSMPLNGSVMLFSLYVSLRFIPKEYFNILISFYLSLISVFALHMLVKGYIKPNIVTGLICVGTGCASFFAQNWIASNILAFSIAVTALERFPVNGFTTSFILLIGLFFYDIFWVFGSDVMLMVATGIDGPIKLVFPQTIFGDCSKKSLLGLGDIIVPGLFICQTLVFSKDYVRRGSLYFATSMVAYTLSLVNTMAVMLIFQHGQPALLFIVPWLLVTFSAVAVYNGDVKAAWSFDILSVFTTSSEKPARGEPHAEQEVSLSAFVCEAVLDLFGFAKEEAPAESETAEESKKKKEA, from the coding sequence ATGATGAAAGGGAAATCTGACATCGCACTCCAAACAGACGAGGCGCTGTCAATGCCTTTGAATGGCTCTGTCATGCTGTTTTCGTTGTACGTTTCCTTGCGCTTTATTCCGAAGGAATACTTCAACATCCTGATTTCCTTCTATCTTAGCTTGATTAGCGTCTTCGCTCTTCACATGCTCGTGAAAGGGTATATCAAGCCCAATATTGTCACCGGACTGATCTGCGTAGGAACCGGGTGCGCCAGCTTTTTTGCTCAGAACTGGATCGCAAGCAACATACTGGCCTTTTCTATCGCCGTCACAGCTCTTGAAAGGTTTCCTGTGAATGGGTTCACGACCTCTTTCATTCTGCTGATTGGCCTCTTCTTCTACGACATTTTCTGGGTTTTTGGGTCGGACGTCATGCTGAtggtggcgaccggcattGACGGACCAATAAAACTCGTGTTTCCTCAGACGATCTTTGGCGACTGCTCCAAGAAAAGCCTCCTTGGACTCGGTGACATCATTGTGCCTGGCCTTTTTATATGCCAAACGCTGGTGTTCTCGAAGGACTATGTGAGGAGGGGAAGCCTGTACTTTGCCACGTCGATGGTCGCGTACACTCTGAGTCTTGTGAACACTATGGCTGTTATGCTGATTTTCCAACATGGCCAGCCAGCGCTCCTCTTCATCGTACCATGGCTTCTCGTCACATTCTCTGCTGTCGCCGTGTACAACGGGGATGTCAAGGCGGCATGGAGCTTTGATATACTTAGTGTCTTCACAACCTCTTCAGAGAAGCCAGCGCGGGGTGAGCCGCATGCAGAACAGGAGGTATCCCTCTCCGCGTTTGTCTGCGAAGCTGTTTTGGATCTTTTCGGATTcgcaaaggaggaggcgccggcggagagcgagacggcggaggagtcgaagaagaagaaggaggCGTAG
- a CDS encoding ABC transporter-like protein, translating into MIFESTPLVGNPTANSYPSADGRLYGRNFNADDYNAEVRGQRMRQYYHSVFRSDGIDVAVRNVAVVQRPWLQRFYPNGRRGRICCQAVSAQFRRGRLHVVADVDGIAAASLMTVIAGRGAQASGDIWVGDAAVDAQTRLRLIAYVGAESLFVPLLSVKDNLWFVVHLHCKEQRTWTRELVLAAANFVSLDLGKKVADLSQSEKFRLQVALELVLDPPVLFFSYPFDAMGLVEQNECTQLLSRLCVDVTKTVVLSTRSMPMPLHSAADTLLLFGAGGVVLFSGKCQDAISYFNSLRIPRHIPQPLWKGVLGHGAEAQAAEEDLRTFHAPSLPPSDSSPFSQRGVKAPESRLYSVICTPPRLSSRVFLMDVLNDTPPPLYCRAAEGGSASTSAVVEVATSGDLMDLAVEWAESESQTMFYAAKYYDSSVHAALLSSLDPVNARSVATTHTSPPPPRALPHGVWRFGVLLRYTLKQIPADAELLLGVAFLSIGLIVLTVAVHSQPENQGGMYNIRGLIFIAFVLVLFSNLAAIESMRDQLRVALGHRKRKLYGSLSFIVCLCVRIVLIRSVYLALFLPFVLFVLRSSYSLAILVGLVTCTHAAFQYLVTLLPSRRWVTWVSYAYFGYSIIFSGFLLNLRTLPPLLGVLSILRWGYGAVIYTWLHGKSFQCDGAGNTSYCYTGDDYLAVEGLENESVASSALILAVLGASMMGLLLVLWSLRSV; encoded by the coding sequence ATGATTTTCGAAAGCACGCCGTTAGTGGGCAACCCCACCGCGAACTCCTACCCATCTGCCGACGGGCGATTGTATGGGCGAAACTTTAACGCCGATGACTATAACGCCGAAGTGCGAGGGCAGCGCATGAGGCAGTACTATCACTCTGTGTTTCGCTCTGACGGCATTGACGTGGCTGTGCGTAACgtcgccgtggtgcagcgacCCTGGCTGCAACGCTTCTATCCCAATGGGCGTCGCGGTCGTATTTGCTGCCAGGCTGTGTCTGCCCAGTTCAGGCGAGGGAGGCTGCACGTGGTGGCCGACGTGGACGGTattgctgcggcgtcgctgatgACGGTAATAGCAGGGCGAGGTGCACAGGCGTCAGGGGATATCTGGGTCGGTGATGCGGCTGTCGACGCGCAAACTCGACTGCGCCTCATTGCCTACGTGGGGGCAGAGTCCCTCTTCGTCCCTCTCCTGTCAGTGAAGGACAATTTGTGGTTTGTGGTGCATCTCCACTGCAAGGAGCAGCGCACTTGGACGCGAGAGTTGGTGCTAGCAGCCGCCAACTTCGTCAGTCTCGATCTCGGCAAGAAAGTCGCAGACCTCTCACAGTCGGAGAAGTTCCGCTTGCAGGTGGCGCTTGAGCTCGTGCTGGACCCACCGGTGCTGTTCTTTTCATACCCTTTCGACGCCATGGGTCTGGTAGAGCAAAACGAGTGCACCCAGCTTCTCTCCCGACTCTGCGTAGACGTGACGAAAACAGTGGTGCTGAGTACGCGATCGATGCCCATGCCCCTGCACAGCGCTGCCGACACACTCCTCCTATTTGGCGCTGGGGGAGTGGTACTGTTCTCCGGGAAGTGCCAAGACGCCATATCATACTTCAACTCCCTTCGCATACCGAGGCACATACCGCAGCCGCTTTGGAAAGGAGTGCTGGGTCATGGCGCGGAAGCACAAGCTGCCGAGGAGGATCTGCGGACTTTCCACGCGCCATCGCTCCCCCCTTCGGATTCCAGCCCCTTTTCACAAAGGGGTGTGAAGGCGCCAGAGAGTCGCTTGTACTCAGTCATatgcacgccgccgcgactTTCGTCGCGCGTTTTTCTGATGGACGTCCTGAATgacacgccgccgccgctctaCTGCCGTGCGGCTGAAGGGGGCAGTGCGTCAACCAGCGCCGTTGTGGAAGTGGCGACCAGCGGAGACCTGATGGACTTGGCAGTGGAGTGGGCCGAGAGTGAGTCGCAGACCATGTTCTACGCCGCCAAGTACTACGACTCATCAGTGCATGCGGCTCTCCTTTCGTCGCTGGACCCTGTCAACGCTCGAAGTGTTGCCACAACGCACACCtcgcctcccccaccccgtGCACTACCACATGGCGTCTGGCGTTTTGGTGTGCTGCTCAGGTACACGCTAAAGCAGATTCCGGCGGATGCTGAGCTGCTGTTGGGCGTTGCGTTCCTTTCCATCGGGCTGATCGTTCTCACTGTGGCAGTGCACTCGCAGCCAGAGAATCAAGGCGGCATGTACAACATCCGCGGGCTCATCTTTATAGCATTTGTGCTTGTCCTTTTTTCAAACCTTGCCGCGATCGAGAGCATGCGTGATCAACTCCGCGTTGCACTTGGCCACCGGAAGCGCAAGCTGTACGGGTCTCTGAGCTTTATCGTGTGTCTCTGCGTCCGCATTGTGCTCATCCGCAGCGTCTACTTGGCCCTCTTCCTGCCATTTGTACTATTTGTCTTGCGCTCGTCTTACTCGCTGGCCATATTGGTTGGCCTCGTCACCTGCACCCACGCTGCCTTTCAGTATTTGGTTACTCTGCTTCCCTCGCGGCGGTGGGTGACGTGGGTCTCGTACGCGTACTTTGGGTACAGCATCATTTTCTCAGGGTTTCTTCTGAACCTGCGCACACTTCCGCCTCTTCTCGGCGTTCTCAGCATCCTGCGCTGGGGATACGGTGCCGTGATCTATACTTGGCTGCATGGTAAATCATTCCAGTGCGACGGGGCCGGGAACACCTCCTACTGCTACACCGGCGACGACTATCTTGCCGTGGAGGGACTGGAAAATGAATCTGTCGCGTCTTCCGCCTTGATTCTCGCCGTTTTGGGTGCTTCCATGATGGGGCTTCTACTTGTCTTGTGGTCACTGAGGAGTGTCTAG
- a CDS encoding putative A-1 protein: MDAARKRHRGNASEAAARGDEDDSAAIPGREARHQLHSSKSAIPFTSTPEEACGDESDYAVLVKRSTALLAKLGQRNVLDNCAAQETSSTQKEATQPMTLPCRFENHKFSLYGVSCSAGSLVLPFATAACIQPTELAHRSTKCTQTESSTTLEARKKLLATELSELYTLLHVFFS; the protein is encoded by the coding sequence ATGGACGCCGCCAGGAAACGTCACAGAGGGAACGCGTCAGAAGCGGCAGCCAGAGGTGATGAAGATGACTCGGCCGCGATCCCCGGACGTGAGGCACGGCACCAActgcacagcagcaaaaGCGCCATCCCTTTCACGTCTACTCCCGAGGAAGCGTGTGGGGATGAAAGCGACTACGCTGTCCTGGTGAAACGGAGCACGGCACTGTTGGCAAAGCTCGGCCAGCGCAATGTACTCGACAACTGCGCAGCCCAAGAAACCAGCAGCACGCAAAAGGAGGCAACACAACCAATGACACTTCCGTGTAGGTTTGAGAATCACAAGTTCAGCTTGTACGGTGTTTCTTGCTCCGCTGGCTCTCTTGTTTTACCCTTTGCCACGGCTGCGTGCATACAGCCCACAGAGCTGGCTCATCGCTCCACCAAGTGCACACAAACGGAGTCATCGACCACTCTAGAAGCCCGCAAGAAGCTGCTAGCTACGGAGTTGAGTGAGCTCTACACACTGTTGCATGTCTTTTTCTCGTGA
- a CDS encoding putative kinesin has protein sequence MASRPSCSISGSFQPTPSILGAQEEKVRVAVRCRPPNAAHGEHSDDIIVSMNPSANEVYLLDQEAAPWRLDMPLWSCSGVALDGSHAVSQAGVYEAVGRPLLQHALDGYNSTLMAYGQTGSGKTYTMMGDHRDNEGGEGAGIIPRMCRDLFHELNNRSFTAPSGERLSWEVHVRYVEVYCEKISDLLNCGASVGIREEITPQSATFALVGARRVKVTATDDLLQALAIGNKWRRTAATKLNDRSSRSHALFLIDLTEIISFTEPDGTVASAPSKSLSIRLVDLAGSERVSETGVHGQKLREVKDINLSLFTLGCVIESLSDPKRRGIKPPYRDSVLTKLLRDAFGGNSKTTMVCTISPCEAQRLQTVQTLHYAAKARRVLNKPRVKEDPSAMELRRANEELVALRRQLDEAQRNGNHYESIEAELREANMRLRREQKEARLRKQVMERREAELAARMRELEDQREAYEAQMQALEAEAERARAQQEKREEELRRAHEMATKYARDRLKEMEEQCVSAEAALRSREEELVKKQRAIEEKMRAAEASSRCRIDELQRQQKDMENALKEKERLTSMHEREMRHKYKQAEENLRAMEKRNFQMEEEWAAKVRALEATAKQREEDVAQRIREAQGAQCKAEAAVRRKEEELQRRWIQVDNEARQLQSEVAAKEAELKRRVQEANRSTEQREEDLNERLRKAEYELSRRERETAQKLLEVEALQQATELQSETTRAKERTMKEAHNVRTESLEALEAQLQQRQEELRKQFDEVMQMKRAWNAQHAEQRQKLQAEHEAALQAVKQWETDVSQREMELRRQNDELAGKLRAQEMQLEKQQMMLLADKNEFETAMQRERRAMLRTREEMQLAQDRNDVDCKMRQDKLREWETELRDRRAEMEATQREREAALRQKEMALVALQDAAMAKEVELYQAQERLKAEQADLQRVAKATETERGRLKANCTRLQRCEMRLGDVADHSIFDSGALDDVRMSAEYMACQGHAESSADVLNRREQRYFCAFESMYRANILAEERIEFRSLARSNQLEARDIQRCVEVMRMQEVTSALQAKLNAALSESKAAESRATASQGQVETLRGELESLRRQALEVKVQMGSAVAAAQFAEAQVRQLRIEAYEADAKHRDREQECQSAVIKAQSAATAAAHSQDLLHQLAMRMLLACEEEQRSLLEHHQTSELQSLHLLQISDQRVLDREGAIRKWQSLYRRCSEGNTSTRVKDDAARQRLTDEEAQRLRNLQHEGDVLARREDCLAAERERVEQRVLDFESYQRAQMTELSRQEQEVKGYLLELEEMDQRKMREYAEREQRLVEMAEHLKMRQARINTNAQDLFQSLLQRSAEQQSALAEAHEELERVSLQRTKYMARERQLIEQARHGNADAMQQLVKLHEEYVESEKHQLKRRARRLEEEEAHNKQRLAEQEAEIHRYLLDIEAEDVRRNALSHQGQELMRKAEERLSKAQFKEAALRDLARQIHLEAMESEEQARAMETTLRRKEKSAREKLKHRKVELEQLQRAASSAAEYNEQTLLDMEADLLAIVNKNKNAEHVIKTREAEIERQKMYYMELSKMLAERDEMLRKEHALRLCGKKNAGSLAKDLLDVNDALRKQVLTWKQKFDVLLSEGKIECEKCSWKNKRDTSMCMCCGHAGLLDLSQTC, from the coding sequence ATGGCCTCGCGGCCAAGCTGCAGCATTTCCGGCAGTTTCCAGCCCACACCCAGCATCCTGGGcgcgcaggaggagaaggtgcgcgtcgcggtgcgctgccgtcctccGAATGCGGCCCACGGGGAGCACAGTGATGACATCATCGTGTCTATGAACCCGTCAGCGAACGAGGTGTACCTGCTGGACCAGGAggctgcgccgtggcgtcTGGACATGCCGCTGTGGTCGTGCTCTGGCGTGGCCCTCGACGGCTCACATGCGGTGTCGCAGGCTGGCGTGTACGAGGCGGTTGGGCGgccgcttctgcagcacGCACTTGACGGCTACAACAGCACGCTCATGGCGTACGGGCAGACAGGTAGCGGCAAGACCTACACGATGATGGGCGATCACCGCGATAacgaaggcggcgaagggGCCGGCATTATTCCTCGCATGTGCCGCGACCTTTTCCACGAGCTGAACAACCGCTCCTTCACCGCCCCCAGCGGCGAGCGCCTCAGCTGGGAGGTGCACGTGCGATACGTCGAGGTATACTGCGAGAAGATCAGCGACCTCCTCAACTGTGGCGCGTCGGTCGGCATTCGCGAAGAGATCACACCGCAGAGCGCCACTTTCGCTCTGGTCGGTGCTCGCCGTGTCAAGGTAACCGCCACAGATGACCTTCTGCAGGCGCTTGCAATCGGCAACAAGTGGCgccgcacggcggccacGAAGCTCAATGACCGCAGTAGTCGCAGCCACGCTCTCTTTTTGATTGACTTGACGGAGATCATCTCTTTCACTGAGCCTgacggcaccgtcgccagCGCACCGAGCAAGAGCCTCAGTATTCGCCTTGTCGACCTGGCCGGGAGCGAGCGGGTGAGTGAGACAGGGGTGCACGGGCAGAAGCTGAGGGAGGTAAAGGACATtaacctctctctcttcacccTTGGCTGCGTGATCGAGTCCCTCTCTGACCCCAAGCGGCGCGGTATCAAGCCACCGTATCGTGACAGCGTGCTGACGAAGCTCCTTCGAGATGCCTtcggcggcaacagcaagaCAACAATGGTTTGCACAATCAGTCCTTGCgaagcgcagcgcctgcagacgGTGCAGACGCTCCACTACGCAGCCAAAGCGCGCCGTGTGCTGAACAAGCCTCGCGTCAAGGAGGACCCATCCGCTatggagctgcgccgcgccaacGAAGAgcttgtggcgctgcggcgccagctGGATGAAGCGCAGCGCAACGGCAACCACTACGAGTCCATCGAGGCGGAGCTGAGGGAGGCAAAcatgcggctgcgccgcgagcaGAAGGAAGCGAGGCTGCGCAAGCAGGTGATGGAGAGGCGTGAGGCAGAGCTAGCTGCTCGGATGCGGGAGCTGGAGGACCAGCGTGAGGCCTACGAGGCGCAGATGCAGGCGctcgaggccgaggccgagcgagcgcgtgcgcagcaggagaagcgcgaggaggagctgcgtcGGGCACACGAGATGGCCACCAAATACGCACGTGACCGACTCAAagagatggaggagcagTGCGTCTccgccgaggcagcgcttCGCTccagagaggaggagcttGTGAAGAAGCAGCGTGCCATCGAGGAGAAGATGCgggcagcagaggcgagCTCGCGGTGCCGCATTGATGAgttgcagcggcagcagaaggaCATGGAGAACGCgctgaaggagaaggagcggtTGACCTCGATGCACGAGCGCGAGATGCGCCACAAGTACAAGCAGGCCGAGGAGAATCTGAGGGCCATGGAGAAGCGTAACTTCCAGATGGAGGAAGAGTGGGCAGCCAAGGTCAGGGCCCTCGAGGCGACTGCGAAGCAACGAGAGGAggatgtggcgcagcgcattCGTGAGGCGCAGGGGGCGCAGTGCAAGGCCGAGGCCGCGGTGCGtcggaaggaggaggagctgcagcggaggtggATCCAAGTCGACAACGAGGCACGGCAGCTGCAAtccgaggtggcggcgaaggaggcagAGCTGAAACGGCGCGTGCAGGAGGCGAACCGCAGcacggagcagcgcgaggaggatCTCAACGAGCGTCTGCGCAAAGCAGAGTACGAGCTCAGCCGTCGTGAGCGTGAGACAGCGCAGAAGCTGCTCGAGGTAGAGGCACTTCAACAGGCGACTGAGCTGCAGTCGGAGACGACCCGCGCGAAGGAACGCACGATGAAGGAGGCCCACAACGTCCGCACCGAGTCCCTGGAGGCTCTTGAGgcgcagcttcagcagcgccaagaggagctgcgcaagcagtTCGATGAGGTGATGCAGATGAAGAGAGCATGGAATGCGCAGCACGCGGAGCAGAGGCAGAAGCTGCAAGCAGAGCACGAGGCCGCCCTGCAAGCTGTGAAGCAATGGGAGACTGACGTCTCTCAGCGGGAGatggagctgcgccggcaaAACGACGAACTTGCTGGCAAACTGCGAGCGCAGGAGATGCAGCTAGAGAAGCAGCAGAtgatgctgctggcggaTAAGAACGAGTTCGAAacggcgatgcagcgggAGAGGCGTGCGATGCTTCGCACGAGAGAGGAGATGCAGCTCGCCCAGGATCGCAACGACGTGGACTGCAAAATGCGGCAGGATAAGCTGCGCGAGTGGgagacggagctgcgcgaccgccgcgccgagatggaggcgacgcagagggagcgcgaggcggcgctgcggcagaagGAGATGGCGCTGGTTGCGCTGCAGGATGCGGCGATGGCAAAGGAGGTGGAGCTCTATCAGGCACAGGAACGCCTCAAGGCAGAGCAGGCAGACCTGCAGCGCGTTGCCAAGGCGACCGAGACGGAGCGAGGACGCCTAAAGGCAAACTGCACACGTCTACAGCGATGTGAGATGCGACTAGGTGACGTCGCCGATCACAGCATCTTTGACTCCGGCGCGCTCGACGACGTGCGCATGTCCGCCGAGTACATGGCATGCCAAGGCCACGCCGAATCGTCCGCCGATGTGTTGAACCGACGAGAGCAGCGGTACTTCTGCGCTTTTGAGAGCATGTACCGCGCCAACATCCTGGCCGAGGAGAGGATAGAGTTTCGCAGCTTGGCCCGCAGCAACCAGCTGGAGGCTCGCGATATACAGCGGTGCGTCGAGGTGATGCGGATGCAGGAGGTGACAagcgcgctgcaggcgaagcTGAACGCGGCCTTGAGCGAGTCCAAGGCTGCCGAGTCGAGGGCAACCGCATCACAAGGGCAGGTGGAGACTCTGAGAGGTGAGCTGGAGAGCTTGCGGCGGCAGGCCCTGGAGGTGAAGGTGCAGAtgggcagcgccgtcgccgctgcccaatttgcggaggcgcaggtgcgccagctgcggaTCGAGGCCTACGAAGCCGACGCAAAGCACCGCGATCGCGAGCAGGAGTGCCAGTCCGCCGTGATAAAGGCGcagagcgccgccaccgctgccgcccacaGCCAGGACCTCCTCCACCAGCTGGCGATGCGCATGCTGCTAGCGtgcgaggaagagcagcgcagcctACTTGAGCACCATCAGACCAGCGAGCTCCAGTCACTGCATCTCTTGCAGATATCCGACCAGCGCGTACTGGATCGCGAGGGTGCCATCCGCAAGTGGCAGTCACTCTACCGTCGTTGCAGCGAGGGGAACACGTCGACAAGGGTAaaggacgacgccgcgcggcagcgactcACGGACGAGGAGGCTCAGCGCTTGCGCAATCTCCAGCACGAGGGCGATGTGCTCGCACGCAGAGAGGATTGCCTAGCCGCAGAGCGGGAGCGGGTTGAGCAACGTGTGCTCGACTTTGAGAGCTACCAGCGCGCACAGATGACGGAGCTGTCGCGGCAGGAGCAAGAGGTGAAGGGGTACTTGCTGGAACTGGAAGAGATGGATCAGCGCAAGATGCGCGAGTACGCcgagcgcgagcagcgcctcgtggAGATGGCGGAACACCTCAAGATGCGGCAGGCCCGTATTAACACCAACGCTCAAGACCTGTTTCAGTCTCTGCTTCAGCGATCCGCGGAGCAGCAGTCGGCgctggcagaggcgcacgagGAGCTCGAGCGCGTTAGTTTGCAGCGTACCAAGTACATGGCGCGGGAGAGGCAGCTCATTGAGCAGGCACGGCACGGCAACGCGGATGccatgcagcagctggtgAAACTGCACGAGGAGTACGTCGAGTCGGAGAAACATCAGCTAAAGCGACGAGCTCGCaggctggaggaggaggaggcgcacaacAAGCAGCGTCTGGCTGAGCAAGAGGCGGAGATTCACCGCTACCTGCTCGATATCGAGGCGGAGGATGTTCGCCGCAACGCGCTCTCACACCAAGGCCAGGAGCTGATGCGGAAGGCCGAGGAGCGTCTGTCCAAGGCGCAGTTTAAGGAGGCTGCGTTGCGCGACCTGGCCCGCCAAATCCACCTCGAGGCTATGGAGtcagaggagcaggcgcgcgcaaTGGAGACAACGCTGAGGCGAAAGGAAAAGTCCGCTCGCGAGAAGCTCAAGCACCGAAAggtggagctggagcagctgcagcgtgcagccagcagcgccgccgagtACAATgagcagacgctgctggacaTGGAGGCGGACTTGTTGGCGATTGTGAACAAGAACAAAAATGCCGAGCATGTCATCAAGACACGCGAGGCGGAAATCGAGCGGCAGAAGATGTACTACATGGAACTCTCCAAGATGTTGGCTGAGCGCGATGAGATGCTCAGGAAGgagcacgcgctgcgcctATGCGGCAAGAAGAACGCCGGCTCGTTGGCTAAGGACCTACTCGATGTCAACGACGCTCTGCGCAAGCAGGTGTTGACGTGGAAGCAGAAGTTCGACGTCCTTCTTTCGGAGGGCAAGATCGAGTGCGAGAAGTGCTCGTGGAAGAACAAGCGAGACACATCAATGTGCATGTGCTGTGGGCACGCAGGCTTGCTAGACTTGTCGCAGACGTGTTGA